The Microbacterium sp. LWO12-1.2 genome includes a window with the following:
- a CDS encoding TrkH family potassium uptake protein codes for MSGMVSASSPKQRIRDVGSWSKHIITSSPSRFAIVIFALLILVFTVLLSLPIASASGTVTPLSDALFTAVSTICVTGLATVDMANHWSPFGHVLVFVGVNIGGLGVLTLASLMGMVISKRLGLRAKLMAAGDTNPLRAHGGVVNESQTVRLGEVGQLLRTVALSSLFIEGALAILLYPSLVMAKVDPIAALWEAPYFAAMAFTNTGFAPNDGGVAVFADDYLVLSLLMVGVFLGSIGFPVIYTLAKHVWHVKRWSLHTKLTLVTTVLLFVLGAAVFLVLEYANPKTFGSMDAADTTFQAFFLSAMTRSGGFNVIDIADLNGSSLVAASMLMFVGGGSASTAGGIKVTTLAVLAIAVWSEAKGRQSVEVFGRRIPSDVQRVGLSVVAWGATIVALSTITIAQITKADISHVLFDVISAFGTVGLSTGLTAELPDSGSYVLAATIFMGRVGTVTLAAAVAATSRSQYYSLPVERPIVG; via the coding sequence ATGTCGGGCATGGTTTCGGCGTCGTCCCCGAAACAGCGCATCCGCGACGTCGGTTCCTGGTCGAAGCACATCATCACTTCGTCGCCCTCACGGTTCGCGATCGTCATCTTCGCGCTGCTCATCCTCGTCTTCACCGTGCTGCTGTCGCTGCCGATCGCCTCGGCCAGCGGAACCGTGACGCCTCTGAGCGACGCGCTGTTCACCGCCGTCTCCACCATCTGCGTCACGGGCCTCGCAACGGTCGACATGGCCAACCACTGGTCGCCCTTCGGCCATGTGCTCGTCTTCGTCGGCGTCAACATCGGCGGGCTGGGAGTGCTCACCCTCGCGTCGCTGATGGGCATGGTCATCTCCAAGCGGCTCGGGCTACGGGCCAAGTTGATGGCGGCCGGCGATACGAACCCTCTGCGCGCGCACGGTGGAGTGGTCAACGAGAGCCAGACCGTTCGCCTCGGCGAGGTCGGCCAACTGCTGCGCACGGTGGCGCTGTCGTCCCTCTTCATCGAGGGTGCACTCGCGATCCTCCTGTATCCGTCGCTGGTGATGGCGAAGGTCGACCCGATCGCCGCGCTGTGGGAAGCACCGTACTTCGCCGCCATGGCCTTCACGAACACCGGCTTCGCCCCCAACGACGGCGGCGTCGCGGTGTTCGCCGACGATTACCTCGTGCTGTCGCTGCTGATGGTCGGCGTGTTCTTGGGGAGCATCGGATTCCCCGTCATCTATACGCTGGCCAAGCATGTCTGGCATGTGAAGCGCTGGTCGCTGCACACCAAGCTCACACTCGTCACGACCGTGCTGCTGTTCGTCCTCGGTGCTGCCGTCTTCCTGGTCCTGGAGTACGCCAACCCCAAGACGTTCGGATCGATGGACGCTGCCGACACCACCTTCCAGGCGTTCTTCCTGTCGGCGATGACTCGCTCCGGCGGCTTCAACGTGATCGACATCGCCGACCTCAACGGCTCGTCCCTGGTCGCCGCGAGCATGCTCATGTTCGTCGGCGGTGGTTCGGCGTCGACCGCCGGCGGCATCAAGGTCACCACACTCGCAGTGCTGGCGATCGCCGTGTGGTCGGAGGCCAAGGGCCGCCAGTCGGTCGAGGTGTTCGGTCGACGCATCCCCAGCGACGTGCAAAGGGTCGGGCTGAGCGTCGTCGCGTGGGGAGCGACGATCGTTGCGCTCTCGACCATCACGATCGCCCAGATCACGAAAGCCGACATCAGCCATGTGCTGTTCGACGTGATCTCCGCGTTCGGCACCGTCGGCCTGTCGACCGGGCTCACCGCCGAGCTCCCCGACTCCGGTTCGTACGTCCTCGCGGCCACCATCTTCATGGGCCGCGTTGGTACAGTGACACTCGCCGCGGCAGTCGCCGCGACATCGCGATCGCAGTATTACTCGCTGCCCGTGGAAAGGCCGATCGTTGGTTGA
- the upp gene encoding uracil phosphoribosyltransferase — protein sequence MRVHVADHPLITHKLSVLRDVRTPSPVFRQLTEELVTLLAYEATRSVKVSPVEITTPVTKTMGVKISEPRPIVVPILRAGLGMLEGLVKLLPTAEVGFLGMVRDEETFEPTTYAERLPDDLSDRQCFAIDPMLATGGSLAAAIQFLFDRGAKDVTAICLLGTPEGVAAIEAMAGDRDVTLVLGALDERLNEKGYIVPGLGDAGDRLYGTV from the coding sequence ATGCGTGTTCACGTCGCCGACCACCCTCTCATCACCCACAAGCTCTCGGTGTTGCGCGATGTGCGCACCCCTTCGCCGGTGTTCCGACAGCTGACGGAAGAGCTGGTGACGCTGCTCGCGTACGAGGCGACCCGTTCGGTGAAGGTCAGCCCGGTCGAGATCACCACCCCGGTCACGAAGACCATGGGTGTGAAGATCTCCGAGCCCCGACCGATCGTGGTCCCGATCCTGCGTGCCGGTCTCGGCATGCTCGAAGGGCTGGTGAAGCTGCTGCCGACCGCGGAGGTCGGATTCCTCGGCATGGTCCGTGACGAGGAGACCTTCGAGCCGACGACCTACGCCGAGCGCCTTCCGGATGACCTCAGCGACCGTCAGTGCTTCGCGATCGACCCGATGCTCGCCACGGGCGGTTCACTCGCCGCGGCGATCCAGTTCCTGTTCGACCGCGGCGCCAAGGATGTCACGGCGATCTGCCTGCTCGGCACTCCTGAGGGCGTCGCAGCGATCGAGGCCATGGCCGGGGACCGCGACGTCACACTCGTGCTGGGCGCGCTCGACGAGCGCCTGAACGAGAAGGGCTACATCGTGCCCGGACTGGGCGACGCCGGCGACCGTCTCTACGGCACGGTCTGA
- a CDS encoding ArsR/SmtB family transcription factor — protein sequence MTDIFDVIADGTRRDILQLLLRRTAEGDAGTSVSHIVADLGISQPTVSKHLKVLRDAELVTVREDGQRRFYSLAVEPLEAVDDWLVPFLVDAYGDDAPDIEYPVVPLPGGATHAAEAVGRAAASAKHVVATALKRLGA from the coding sequence ATGACGGACATCTTCGACGTGATTGCAGACGGTACGAGGCGCGACATCCTCCAGCTCCTGCTGCGACGCACCGCCGAAGGAGACGCCGGGACCAGCGTGAGCCACATCGTCGCGGATCTCGGCATCAGCCAGCCGACCGTCTCGAAGCATCTGAAGGTGCTGCGCGATGCCGAACTCGTCACGGTCCGTGAAGACGGCCAGCGCCGGTTCTACAGCCTCGCTGTCGAACCGCTCGAGGCCGTGGACGACTGGCTCGTGCCGTTCCTGGTCGACGCCTACGGTGACGACGCGCCGGATATCGAGTACCCCGTTGTGCCGCTGCCCGGTGGAGCCACGCATGCGGCGGAAGCGGTGGGTCGTGCGGCCGCATCCGCGAAGCACGTGGTGGCCACTGCGCTCAAGCGTCTCGGAGCCTGA
- a CDS encoding TM0106 family RecB-like putative nuclease, whose protein sequence is MRIDTQAQRVIWSASDLKAAAECEFAWCRAIDAKLGRVPAVVEPEDATLARAALLGDVHERNVLARYIADLGDEQVHQVDKVSSVDAEALAAAVAETVDALRSDALVVFQAAFATEEFVGFADFLRRDDQSRWRVQDSKLARKARVTALMQLAAYVDQLDRLGIPRSDEVDLILGDGTLSTHAVDDLLPLFHVRRARLRALIADRRIGDGAAGVPLAWGDERGDLDVVACGRCATCEEQVVAHRDLLMVARMRPVQRARLRAGGIETIDALAAAVDAPEGMNVDTFENLRAQARVQLRADAEGVPTYDVHYAAAIHTLPVPSRGDIFFDFEGDPLYTEPALDGEAHWGIDYLFGWVDNDDQYSALWAHTFAEEREAFEKFLDFVNARRAAHPGMHIYHYAPYETSHLVAMAARHGVRESEVDRLLREGVFVDLYPLVLRTVRVGSRSYSIKKLEPLYMGADVRTSDVQKGDDSIVQYVAAREFAAAGEQSEADAVLADLADYNRYDCVSTRALRNWLIEIARREGVNPAPPDAADEVIYEPSPRSVALLADAERAVAAGEDGQVHRIAAAAIDYFPREAKNFWVSHFQRLREPVTMWDGTRDVVRIDRATSTVRREWSVAEGRRVMSREIEVRGEVSPGTTLGAGAQPFALYPVPAPFDTEVPSRAVHVPHTVTVSDVLDDGYLITETAIQGQTWDELPLALTPAAPPRVVSLQGAIDEWADSVHAAAPAFPEDAATDILRRLPPRTLSGAALPAAGDDAIDAIVRGVLDLDRSYLAVQGPPGTGKTFTGSQVIARLVNEHGFKVGVVAQSHAIIETLLDRVVAHGVAPAQVGKAPKNPDADPSYTVIPKSGMAAFLAEHKNEGAVVGGTAWDFSNTSRVDRGGLDLLVIDEAGQFSLASTIAVAAGARRLLLLGDPQQLPQVSQGVHPEPVDTSALGWVMDGDAVIRPEYGYFLAKSWRMHPFVAAPVSRLAYAGKLASAPGTERRSVEGIDPGLHIVPMRHRGNATQSAEEAAEVVAIVRDLVGRAFTDNDEPATTRPLAAADIIVVAPYNAQRQLVHDALAVAGFPDVAVGTVDNFQGKEAVISITSLAASSGRDAPRGPEFLLLQNRLNVAISRAQCVAYLIHSPALLDDLPFTPEGVARLSAFARLVGAAD, encoded by the coding sequence GTGCGGATAGACACTCAGGCGCAGCGCGTCATCTGGAGCGCGAGCGACCTCAAGGCCGCAGCCGAGTGCGAGTTCGCATGGTGCCGCGCGATCGACGCGAAGCTGGGCCGTGTGCCCGCCGTCGTGGAGCCGGAAGATGCGACGCTCGCCCGCGCCGCGCTCCTGGGAGACGTGCACGAGCGCAACGTCCTCGCCCGGTACATCGCCGACCTCGGCGACGAACAGGTGCATCAGGTCGACAAGGTGTCCTCGGTCGATGCCGAGGCGCTCGCCGCCGCCGTGGCCGAGACCGTCGACGCTCTGCGCTCGGACGCACTCGTGGTGTTCCAGGCAGCGTTCGCGACCGAGGAGTTCGTCGGTTTCGCGGACTTCCTCCGCCGAGACGACCAGAGCCGTTGGCGCGTGCAGGACTCCAAGCTCGCCCGCAAGGCCAGAGTCACCGCGCTCATGCAGTTGGCGGCATATGTCGACCAGCTCGACCGCCTGGGGATCCCGCGCTCCGATGAAGTCGACCTCATCCTCGGTGACGGTACCCTCAGCACGCACGCCGTCGATGACCTGCTCCCGCTCTTCCACGTGCGCAGGGCCCGGTTGCGCGCGCTCATCGCGGACCGGCGGATCGGGGACGGTGCCGCGGGGGTACCGCTCGCGTGGGGCGACGAACGGGGCGATCTGGATGTGGTCGCGTGCGGCCGGTGCGCCACCTGCGAGGAACAGGTCGTCGCACATCGTGATCTGCTCATGGTCGCGCGCATGCGTCCGGTGCAGCGCGCCCGTCTTCGTGCGGGGGGCATCGAGACGATCGATGCGCTCGCGGCGGCGGTCGATGCTCCCGAGGGGATGAACGTCGACACGTTCGAGAACCTGCGCGCACAGGCGCGGGTGCAGTTGCGCGCCGATGCCGAGGGTGTGCCCACCTACGACGTGCACTACGCGGCCGCCATCCACACGCTGCCCGTCCCGAGCAGGGGCGACATCTTCTTCGACTTCGAAGGCGACCCGCTGTACACCGAACCCGCGCTCGACGGCGAGGCGCATTGGGGCATCGACTACCTGTTCGGCTGGGTCGACAACGACGATCAGTACTCCGCTCTCTGGGCGCACACCTTCGCCGAGGAGCGTGAGGCGTTCGAGAAGTTCCTGGACTTCGTCAACGCGCGTCGTGCGGCGCACCCCGGCATGCACATCTACCACTACGCGCCCTACGAGACGTCGCACCTGGTGGCGATGGCGGCACGGCACGGCGTCCGGGAGAGCGAGGTGGATCGGCTGCTGCGCGAAGGCGTGTTCGTCGATCTGTATCCTCTGGTGCTCCGCACGGTCCGCGTGGGATCCCGCTCCTACTCGATCAAGAAGCTCGAGCCGCTCTACATGGGCGCTGACGTCCGCACCAGCGACGTGCAGAAGGGCGACGACTCGATCGTTCAGTACGTCGCAGCCCGCGAGTTCGCCGCAGCCGGTGAGCAGAGCGAAGCGGATGCCGTGCTGGCGGATCTCGCCGACTACAACCGGTACGACTGCGTGTCGACGCGGGCGCTGCGCAACTGGCTGATCGAGATCGCGCGACGCGAAGGCGTGAATCCGGCACCGCCCGACGCGGCCGACGAGGTTATCTACGAGCCCTCGCCAAGATCGGTCGCACTGCTCGCAGACGCCGAGCGGGCCGTCGCCGCAGGGGAGGACGGGCAGGTGCACCGCATCGCGGCGGCCGCCATCGACTACTTCCCCCGCGAGGCGAAGAACTTCTGGGTCTCGCACTTCCAGCGGCTCCGCGAACCCGTCACGATGTGGGACGGCACGCGCGATGTGGTGCGGATCGATCGCGCGACTTCCACCGTCAGGCGGGAGTGGAGCGTGGCCGAGGGACGTCGGGTGATGTCGCGCGAGATCGAGGTCAGAGGTGAGGTGTCGCCCGGCACCACGCTCGGCGCAGGCGCCCAGCCGTTCGCGCTGTACCCCGTGCCCGCGCCCTTCGATACCGAGGTGCCGTCGCGCGCGGTGCACGTGCCCCACACGGTGACCGTGTCGGACGTGCTCGACGACGGCTATCTCATCACCGAGACCGCGATCCAGGGTCAGACCTGGGATGAGCTGCCTCTCGCCCTCACGCCGGCGGCCCCACCGCGAGTCGTCTCCCTGCAGGGCGCGATCGACGAGTGGGCCGACTCCGTGCACGCGGCGGCGCCGGCGTTCCCCGAGGACGCCGCGACCGACATCCTGCGGCGGCTGCCGCCGCGGACGCTTTCCGGGGCCGCGCTGCCCGCGGCAGGAGATGACGCGATCGACGCGATCGTGCGCGGGGTCCTCGACCTCGACCGCAGCTATCTCGCGGTGCAGGGGCCTCCCGGAACCGGCAAGACCTTCACCGGTTCCCAGGTGATCGCGCGACTGGTCAACGAGCACGGCTTCAAGGTCGGGGTGGTCGCGCAGTCGCACGCGATCATCGAGACGCTGCTGGATCGTGTCGTCGCGCACGGCGTCGCTCCCGCACAGGTGGGGAAGGCACCGAAGAATCCGGATGCAGATCCGTCGTACACGGTGATCCCCAAGAGCGGAATGGCGGCGTTCCTCGCGGAACACAAGAACGAAGGCGCCGTTGTGGGCGGCACGGCCTGGGACTTCAGCAACACCTCGCGCGTCGATCGCGGTGGGCTCGATCTGCTCGTGATCGATGAGGCGGGGCAGTTCTCGCTCGCTTCGACCATCGCCGTCGCGGCAGGTGCTCGGCGGCTCCTGCTGCTCGGCGATCCGCAGCAGCTCCCTCAGGTGAGCCAGGGAGTCCATCCGGAGCCGGTCGACACCTCGGCGCTCGGGTGGGTGATGGACGGCGACGCGGTCATCCGGCCCGAGTACGGATACTTCCTGGCGAAGTCGTGGCGGATGCACCCCTTCGTGGCCGCTCCGGTGTCACGGCTCGCGTACGCGGGCAAGCTCGCCTCGGCGCCGGGAACGGAGCGGCGGTCGGTCGAGGGCATCGATCCGGGGCTTCACATCGTGCCGATGCGTCACCGAGGCAATGCCACGCAATCAGCCGAGGAGGCGGCCGAAGTCGTCGCGATCGTGCGTGACCTCGTGGGCCGCGCCTTCACCGACAACGACGAACCTGCCACGACGCGGCCGCTCGCCGCCGCCGACATCATCGTCGTAGCCCCCTACAACGCCCAACGTCAGCTCGTGCACGACGCCCTCGCCGTGGCGGGATTCCCCGACGTCGCAGTCGGCACGGTCGACAATTTCCAGGGCAAGGAGGCGGTCATCTCGATCACGTCGCTCGCCGCATCGAGCGGAAGGGATGCGCCCCGGGGGCCGGAGTTCCTGCTGCTGCAGAATCGACTCAACGTCGCGATCTCCCGCGCACAGTGCGTCGCCTATCTGATCCATTCGCCGGCGCTGCTCGACGATCTGCCCTTCACTCCTGAGGGCGTCGCACGGCTCAGCGCTTTCGCGCGCCTCGTCGGCGCGGCGGACTGA
- a CDS encoding GNAT family N-acetyltransferase: MHSTDDILRASAAWVWFPRDSEQEKSALQLVRYPARFGGGVRASQVDSTDDARAVLDHAITRTRDWGESQLTFWTNASDRPDLEEELQRRGAEHFDTVAVFARPIDQLVVEVPPGATAEIVRTLDQVREVDAINVPVWEQSPLDDAGLADELAEVLSGLAAGEGIRVLGRLGAEAVSTGGCTIVDGFTRLWGAATLERARGRGAYRAVLAERLRASAERGAATALVKGRVSTSAPILERTGFTYYGDERAYRLIVA, translated from the coding sequence GTGCATTCCACCGATGACATTCTTCGCGCCTCTGCAGCATGGGTCTGGTTCCCGCGCGACAGCGAGCAGGAGAAGAGCGCCCTCCAGCTGGTGCGCTATCCCGCGCGGTTCGGGGGAGGCGTGCGGGCGTCGCAGGTCGACTCGACCGATGACGCACGCGCCGTGCTCGATCACGCGATCACACGCACGCGGGACTGGGGTGAGTCGCAGCTGACCTTCTGGACCAATGCGTCCGACCGGCCCGATCTCGAAGAGGAGCTGCAGAGGCGCGGTGCAGAGCACTTCGACACCGTCGCCGTGTTCGCCCGGCCGATCGATCAGCTCGTCGTCGAGGTGCCGCCGGGTGCCACCGCGGAGATCGTGCGCACCCTGGACCAGGTTCGCGAGGTCGACGCGATCAACGTGCCCGTCTGGGAGCAATCGCCTCTCGACGACGCCGGGTTGGCCGACGAGCTCGCCGAGGTGCTCTCCGGCCTGGCCGCCGGTGAAGGAATCCGCGTGCTGGGTCGTCTCGGCGCCGAAGCGGTGAGTACTGGAGGGTGCACGATCGTCGACGGGTTCACACGTCTGTGGGGCGCGGCGACTCTGGAGCGTGCGCGTGGGCGTGGGGCCTATCGCGCGGTGCTGGCAGAGAGGCTGCGGGCGAGCGCGGAGCGCGGCGCGGCCACCGCCTTGGTGAAAGGGCGCGTCTCGACCTCGGCGCCGATTCTCGAGCGCACCGGATTCACGTATTACGGCGACGAGCGGGCGTACCGACTGATCGTCGCCTGA
- a CDS encoding nucleoside deaminase: MTAADVPAMRRALELAAEAAAASEIPVGAVVLDPAGDIIAEGRNTREATHDPTGHAEIEALRSAAASVGSWNLEGHTLVVTLEPCIMCAGAILQARIGRVVFGAWDDKAGAAGSMYDVLRDRRLPYRAEVVGGIEADAATVLLRDFFSARR, from the coding sequence ATGACCGCTGCAGACGTTCCCGCGATGCGTCGAGCACTCGAGCTCGCAGCGGAGGCGGCCGCGGCATCCGAGATCCCCGTGGGGGCGGTCGTCCTCGACCCAGCCGGTGACATCATCGCTGAAGGGCGCAACACGCGCGAGGCCACGCACGACCCCACGGGTCACGCTGAGATCGAGGCGCTGCGAAGCGCAGCGGCATCCGTCGGCTCCTGGAATCTCGAGGGCCACACGCTGGTGGTCACGCTCGAGCCCTGCATCATGTGCGCCGGCGCCATCCTGCAGGCGCGCATCGGACGCGTCGTGTTCGGCGCATGGGACGACAAGGCCGGTGCGGCAGGCTCCATGTACGACGTGCTGCGCGATCGGCGACTGCCGTACCGTGCCGAGGTCGTGGGTGGGATCGAGGCCGATGCCGCAACCGTGCTGCTGCGTGACTTCTTCTCCGCGCGCCGCTGA
- a CDS encoding cation diffusion facilitator family transporter: protein MSASGGNKAIVAAFLANLGIALAKFVAWALSGSASMLAEAIHSVADSGNQLLLMLGGRKARREADRSHPFGYGRERYVYAFVVSIILFSVGGLFAIYEGIDKLREPHALDPNWWWLPIVVLVIAIGLESFSLRTAVKESNLVREKGQSWVSFIRRAKAPELPVVLLEDAGALTGLTFALLGVGLTVITGNSVFDAIGTLMIGLLLVLIAIVLGVETKSLLVGEGATSADHDKIVDAINGGPEVEKLIHMKTLYLGPDELLVAAKVALTSDKTVREAADDIDAIEARIREVVPVARVVYIEPDVYRPAIDPEPSTDVFVLKSSD, encoded by the coding sequence ATGAGTGCATCCGGAGGCAACAAAGCCATCGTCGCGGCGTTCCTGGCGAACCTGGGCATCGCGCTCGCGAAGTTCGTCGCCTGGGCCCTCTCCGGCTCGGCGTCGATGCTCGCCGAGGCGATCCACTCCGTGGCCGACTCCGGCAATCAGCTGCTGCTGATGCTCGGCGGACGCAAGGCGAGACGCGAAGCCGATCGCTCGCACCCTTTCGGCTACGGACGCGAGCGGTACGTCTACGCGTTCGTGGTGTCGATCATCCTGTTCTCGGTCGGTGGCCTGTTCGCGATCTATGAGGGCATCGACAAGCTGCGCGAGCCGCACGCACTCGACCCGAACTGGTGGTGGCTGCCGATCGTCGTGCTCGTGATCGCGATCGGCCTGGAGTCGTTCTCCCTCCGCACTGCGGTCAAGGAGAGCAACCTCGTGCGCGAGAAGGGGCAGTCGTGGGTGTCGTTCATCCGCCGCGCCAAGGCTCCTGAGCTGCCGGTGGTTCTGCTCGAGGATGCCGGCGCCCTGACAGGCCTCACCTTCGCCCTGCTCGGCGTCGGACTGACCGTGATCACCGGCAACTCGGTGTTCGACGCGATCGGCACCCTGATGATCGGTCTCCTGCTCGTGCTGATCGCGATCGTCCTCGGCGTCGAGACCAAGAGCCTGCTCGTCGGTGAAGGAGCGACCTCCGCCGACCACGACAAGATCGTCGACGCGATCAACGGCGGCCCGGAGGTCGAGAAGCTGATCCACATGAAGACGCTCTACCTCGGACCCGACGAGCTGCTCGTCGCGGCGAAGGTCGCCCTCACCTCCGACAAGACGGTGCGCGAAGCGGCGGATGACATCGACGCGATCGAGGCGCGAATCCGCGAGGTGGTGCCGGTCGCGCGAGTCGTCTACATCGAGCCCGACGTGTACCGTCCGGCGATCGACCCGGAGCCGTCGACCGACGTCTTCGTGCTCAAGTCCTCGGACTGA
- a CDS encoding DUF1905 domain-containing protein produces the protein MRLHIVGEIWFWRGPAPYHFVTVPPAESEMIHDVAAVVTYGWGMIPASVTIGGTSVTTALWPKDGGYIVPIKKALQDRESIGVDDVVQVTLDIDA, from the coding sequence ATGCGGCTGCACATCGTCGGTGAGATCTGGTTCTGGCGCGGTCCCGCGCCCTACCACTTCGTGACGGTGCCGCCTGCCGAGAGCGAGATGATCCATGACGTCGCGGCGGTCGTGACGTACGGCTGGGGCATGATCCCGGCGAGCGTCACGATCGGCGGCACGAGTGTGACGACGGCGTTGTGGCCCAAGGATGGCGGCTACATCGTGCCGATCAAGAAGGCTCTGCAGGATCGCGAGAGCATCGGCGTGGATGACGTGGTGCAGGTCACGCTCGACATCGACGCCTGA
- the proC gene encoding pyrroline-5-carboxylate reductase — protein MAESLPALAFLGAGSMGGAILRGVVASGIAIDGGITATNRTTAKAEAFADLDGVTSIALESQPSGSADAAAGARIILVGVKPAMVPDLLQEIAPRLAPDAIVVSLAAGVTLQTFADNLGADARVIRSMPNTPATVRKGVTGLAAGPAATADDLALVRRLFETVGAVVEVPESQIDALSTISGSGPAYVYLLIEEFTRAAIGMGFAEADARLMVEQTFIGATALLDASGEEPAELRRRVTSPKGTTERAVAVLQAAHLDRTFADAAAAALARAKELAAGA, from the coding sequence ATGGCTGAATCCCTCCCCGCTCTCGCGTTCCTCGGTGCCGGTTCGATGGGAGGAGCGATCCTTCGTGGCGTCGTCGCCTCCGGCATCGCGATCGATGGTGGGATCACGGCGACCAACCGCACGACCGCAAAAGCAGAGGCGTTCGCCGACCTCGACGGAGTCACCAGCATCGCCCTCGAGTCGCAGCCCTCGGGCAGTGCGGATGCCGCCGCCGGGGCACGCATCATCCTGGTCGGTGTGAAGCCGGCCATGGTGCCTGATCTGCTGCAGGAGATCGCGCCGCGTCTCGCTCCTGACGCCATCGTGGTCAGCCTCGCGGCCGGCGTCACGCTGCAGACTTTCGCCGACAACCTCGGCGCCGACGCCCGCGTCATCCGGTCGATGCCGAACACCCCGGCCACCGTGCGCAAGGGCGTGACGGGACTGGCCGCAGGGCCTGCGGCGACCGCGGATGATCTCGCGCTCGTCCGTCGACTGTTCGAGACCGTCGGGGCCGTCGTCGAAGTGCCGGAGTCGCAGATCGACGCACTGTCGACGATCTCCGGCTCAGGACCCGCCTACGTCTACCTGCTGATCGAAGAGTTCACCCGCGCCGCGATCGGGATGGGCTTCGCCGAGGCGGATGCCCGCCTCATGGTCGAGCAGACATTCATCGGTGCGACGGCTCTGCTCGACGCCTCGGGGGAGGAGCCGGCCGAACTCCGCCGTCGGGTGACCAGCCCGAAGGGCACGACCGAGCGGGCGGTCGCGGTCCTCCAGGCCGCACATCTCGACCGCACGTTCGCGGACGCCGCGGCCGCGGCTCTCGCACGCGCCAAGGAACTCGCCGCCGGAGCCTGA
- a CDS encoding potassium channel family protein: protein MVEVLRGDAPVLVIGLGRFGAACAGELDRLDREVLAIDGNLELVQKWSDRVTHTVQADAKNIDALRQIGAQDFQVAVVAVGSSIEASVLITANLVDLKVPQIWAKAVSQSHGKILARVGANHVIYPEREAGERVAHLVSGRMLDFIRFDDDFVLAKMYPPKFIRGVGLNESGVRSKYKVTVVGVKSPGKPFRYAEANTIVTNHDLIIVSGTNSDIERFAALDR from the coding sequence TTGGTTGAAGTGCTCAGGGGCGACGCTCCCGTACTCGTCATCGGCCTCGGACGCTTCGGCGCCGCGTGCGCCGGAGAGCTCGATCGACTCGACCGCGAGGTTCTCGCGATCGACGGGAACCTCGAGCTGGTCCAGAAGTGGTCGGACCGCGTCACCCACACGGTGCAGGCGGATGCGAAGAACATCGACGCGCTGCGACAGATCGGCGCCCAGGACTTCCAGGTCGCGGTCGTGGCCGTCGGCTCCTCGATCGAGGCCTCGGTGCTGATCACCGCGAACCTCGTCGACCTGAAGGTGCCGCAGATCTGGGCCAAGGCGGTGTCGCAGTCGCACGGAAAGATCCTCGCCCGCGTCGGCGCGAACCATGTGATCTACCCGGAGCGGGAAGCCGGCGAGCGCGTCGCCCACCTCGTGAGCGGACGGATGCTCGACTTCATCCGCTTCGACGACGACTTCGTCCTCGCCAAGATGTACCCGCCGAAGTTCATCCGCGGCGTCGGACTGAACGAGTCCGGCGTGCGCTCGAAGTACAAGGTCACCGTGGTCGGCGTGAAGAGTCCTGGGAAGCCGTTCCGCTACGCCGAGGCGAACACGATCGTCACGAACCACGACCTCATCATCGTGTCCGGCACGAACAGCGACATCGAGCGGTTCGCGGCGCTCGATCGCTGA